Sequence from the Temnothorax longispinosus isolate EJ_2023e chromosome 6, Tlon_JGU_v1, whole genome shotgun sequence genome:
attatttgtttacaaAGAAACATTAAAGAGGACCCGAACGAAAGGTCGAAACGTTTGTTGTAAtgtatgcaaataataaataaatatttttaaaaataaacagctTTCGTAGTTCGCcagtgataaataaatatatttcagtttcTCGACTTAACTGGCAAAGTTTCGTACATCAAATTTCGCACGACGTTTCGGCCCTTGGTTTGGGCCCTTATCAAGTGACTAAATCATCTATAAGACTCGTCGTAAAACATCACAAGACATCCGTAATATGAAGTTGTTCCAGAAAAATCATAAAGATGTCTTGTGTGTCGAgtgataagatatataaaagtcAACTATAGCTGAACGTGACATGTTCGCAAGGAAGCGATCGACCGACTGTACGAAACTTTGCCAGTTAAGTCGAGaaactgaaatataaatatttttaatttaaaaaaaagaagatccTTAAATAATAACGACATCAACTGGCCAGACTTACATgttctatattaataattaaattatattatttttacagttcAAAAGTCATTTTTGCATTGCAAGAACAACAgcttacaaaataatagaaatttatgaatattccGGATCTATCCGTTTGATCAGAGTCACGGAGGTAGTGAACCTACCACCGCAGAATTGGATATGTTATCATTTTTGTGGTAagttgatatttatttgtattgaaCTACTACATAATTTCTGTGTTAATAGTAATTGAACCTTCCATAGGTTTGCTGAGAATAAAGTCTGCCTTAGAGATGTGTTGTAAAGATTTGGAGTATGTCATGCAATAACTTTCAGGCAGAACAATCGAgtgcttaattttttaattgatataacgCTAAAGATCATAAAATTTGGAGACAACAAAGTTTCTgcaaagattattaatattgtaatatgtatatatataattctctctccctctccctccccctccccctatAATAGTCGATAATTGGTACTGCAATGTCTATTGCAATCAATTAAAGATTAACTATACAGTTTACATTCTTCTAAAGTTAATCACAGATAATAGTTCATCACAGATGtcgatagagaaaaaaaaactagtgtagaaaaaaacaaaattatgtaaaaaacaaacataaaattattaatgaaaaaaacatCTTACGATTGACACTttcagtatttatatataagctgGTTTCCTTTTAATGAACACAGTCGATACGAACattgttttatctttgttactcattgatGACTACCAgaaattaaaaggaaaacaGCCATAGTTAACAGTTCTAATATTACACCTATTACTATATTtggtttttctttcttctttggctaattttcattattttattactctgtATTCGGTTTGGCGAACTTTTACGTATCAAGTTTAACTTTTCCCGATGTCGCTCTTTTGCGGCTTCCCTTTTTTCAAAGTCATCATACAAATCAAATACAGAGGCACAATGCGCCATAAAACCGCACTGAGATGGCACTGAGAATAATGGACGTGTTTAGTTGGGAGTGCAAAACACTTGCACTTTTGGTGCACTCCGGCAGTGTCGCCTGAACTCGATGAGTTTCCAGTGCGCACTCAGTTCTGCCCagtgaaaaacgctattagtTTGAAACagagttatatatttttaaggtaaacaaatatatgttCTATTTTCCTTCTCGcgtttgttataataatatattaatcagaTATATTAAGCTTTTTTAAACAACTTAATTGTCTTCtgagttaataattttacaattgaaatgtgcagttttatttcttcttttggGACTTCCGGTTCCGCCACCGTGGCGTGTGCACGGTGACGAGTTTTCGCTCGCATTATATTTGTTGCGTGTGCTCGAATCGCGGATTATTGGATTTATTCTGTGCGCTCTGCATGTACAGACGCATCCGCTGTTTTCCGGGAGTCATTATTTCCGGGGCTTTTCCTGTTTACTGCGTGTGAGAAATCTTTCCTTTGCGAGTGGGGCAGCTAACCTCATTCTTAGCCGACATGTCGGCAGGGGACGATCCCCCGTTCCCCGTTTCGCCTAATTATGAAGAAATAAGAGACGATTTCCAGTCATTTTTGTCGCAATCGGAGAAAAGTAATCAGGCTACAACAGAGAATGTCATGGATGTTGTTGAGGAAACGAGAAAGCGTCCCCTTCCCATTTCTTCCACCGAAGATGAGGAGGATGCTACCGAATCTGGCTCGAATGTTAAAAGCAACAAGAAGAGGCAGGGCAACCCTAATACATCCGGTTCATCCCCGAAGAAAGCAGGAAAACAATCTCAGGCTACATCGGTACAACCAAAAATGAAGACGGATAATAAGGGGAATTCTAACCTCTCAAATAGTAATCAGGGCAATAAGCCTGGTGCAAGTGAGATTCCAGCTATATATGGTGCTTATACAAAAGCTCCTTTCATTGTTCTTTTCCGTATGCCTACGGCAAAGGACCAGCCCAGAAGACGCATCTCTATTCTCACAATGGCAAAAAAACTTATGTCAGCAAACGTGAAATACGAGAGTGTTGCGCCTTTCTCGTTTAATACATGGAAAGTTACATTCCCGTCAAAAGCTGCGTCTAATGCAGCTCtcaaaaataagtatattaaagAAGCTggatttttaacttatatccCAAAATATAAGTTAACTCGACAATTTGTGATTAGAAGTATTCCCCTTGATTTCTCTCTgactgatttaaaaaatacaatcgaGGACGAGAATCAAGACATTCTGATTTTGGATCTCTTTAGACTAAAAAGAAGGGATCGTACTACTGGTATATGGTCGGACTCGCAAGCGGTCTGCATTCAGAAGATGGGAGAGGATCTTCCGGATCACATCAAAATCTTCAAGACAATAGTTCACACGTCACCATTTCAAAGGTCGGTACGACTATGCTTTAACTGTGGCCTTTTTGGACATTTGGcaaaattttgtgaaaaaaatccTAGATGTCTGCAATACGGAAGCGAGGATCACACAAGTTCTAAAGAGGCTCCATGCATTAAGCCAAAGAAGTGTATAAACTGCGAGGAGGAGCATGCTACCAGTGACAGGAAATGTCCCAAATATTTGAAGAATCTTGAGATCTCAAAGGTAATGGCTGCTGACAACTTGCCTTTCATGGAGGCAAGGGCTCTGGTACAGAAGAGGGAAAAAGGCTGTCCGTTCGAGAATTTTCCTCCACTTCCTTCGAAGGGAGGGATCCAGATGTCAAACATTCCGGCCAGTCTTCAGTCTAGTCCAAGAGGAAGGTCGTTTGCTGCAAGTCTTACACATTGTGCTCCGGAAATCTCATCCAGGCTTCTAGAAATTATGGAAAGGGCGTCTGCCATGAAGCAGGTGGATGTCTTGCTGAATAGGCTGGAGAATACCTTAAAACTTCACGAGGGAACCACCAAGGAATAATGctaagttttattttcttttcttttgttttagcgctcttttttttacatatataaattttaaatactttgttttatatcCTTTTTTGCACTACATCCCTGAGCGcatattaattctttgtaaagttatctatttatatctaCCTTAAGGAGGTACTCTTactatttctttcatttatatttgttctctTTATTACGCTTGAAATGGATAAATTTAGACTTGTACATTGGAATGCACATTCTGTTTTACAACGTTTTCAGGAATTGGAAAAGCAGAGTACATTGTTCGACTGCGCTGCGATCTCGGAGACGTGGCTTAAACCGCAATTTAACTTCATGTTGAGAGGATTTGATACGGTTAGACGAGATAGAGTTATAGGCAGAGGCGGAGGGGTGGCTATTCTGGTCAGCCACTCTTTGAAATACAGAGAGGTTTCCGTGTTGGAGGACTGTGCGGGTAAAGTAGAAGCCTGTGCGattgagattttttttctctgatatgaatctttttattgtatcTTGTTATAAGCCTCCACAGAGTGGCCAAATTTCTGAGAATGAATGGGTAAGATTCTTTACTCAGTTTGACGACCCTAATGGTACTGGAACTAATAGATGCATGTTTGTAGGCGTCTTTAACTCTCATAGTCCGGCATGGGGATCCTCTTTTCTCTGTCAGTCGGGTAGATCAATGTCATCGGCGATCGAGGATACAGAACTCGTTCTTATAAGCGATGGTGCCCCATCCTTTCTGGGTAACGCCTCGTGCGGCCCCTCAATCATAGATTTGGCAATTTGTCATGCTTCTATCGCTCCCAAATTTAGTTGTCAGACGCTGAACGATGCCTGGGGTTCGGATCATTTCCCGGTTTTGATTTCGTCTTTGGTGAGCAAAGGTTCCTCTTTTCCCCCACGTAAGCGAACTAggctatataataaatatacggaTTGGAAACTTTTTAGTTCAGTTATGGATAAGGATCTTAGACTCTTAATGTCATCAGAACAACCTAGTCCTACAGTTTTATATTCATCGTTTTTGGCGATAGTGGAAAAGGCTTTGGTGGAGGCTTCCCCGGGAGATCCTCGTaatcctcctccttctcccccTCACCCTCCTTGTATTTGGTGGACTGAGGAGTGTGATGCTCTAGTagccgaaaaaaaaaataaaattacaaactttTCTGGAAACAGGTAGGGCTACGGATTACGAATCTTACAGAATTCAATGTACTGTAACAAAGAAGGGTTTAAAAAGGATTAAACTTGAGGGTTTTAAGAAATTTGCAGAATCTCTTAGAAGGGATACGAATCCTAAAATAGTTTGGGACACTATGAAGAGATTTGATTCTAGATGGAATCGAACTGAGACGGGTAAAGCTGTTCCAGTTGAAAAAATTGAGAGTGTCCGTAATCAAATTGACGACCTTTTCCCTCCGTGGGTTCCCCCGCCCCCTCCCATCAATTCCCTTAATTCTCCAGGGACAGACCCCTTTATGGATTTACCTTTTCTTCCTGAGGAGCTTGATTGGGCTTTGGAATCGGTGAACATTGGGTCTAGTCCTGGACTAGATGGTATTGATTACAGGATTATTAAGAATTTCTCCCCTTTAGGCAgatcttttcttcttaaaatctACAATCTCCTTTATGAGGAGGGTAGTTTTCCCGAGGAATGGAGGGACTATCTGGTCTTTTTTATCCCGAAACAGGGTTCCAATAATAAGTTTAGACCTATTTCACTCTCATCGTGTCTATGTAAGGTCATGGAGAGGCTAGTGACTAACAGGCTTCTTTGGTGGCTAGAGGTTAACAAGCTCATCCCGGATTCGCAGTATGGGTTTAGGAGACAAAGAAGCTGCCTTgataatttgacaattttatatactgaTATCTTGACAGGGTTTGAGGAGAAAAGAGCCATTCCCGCTGCGTTTCTAGATGTAAAATCAGCCTATGATTCGGTTCTCCCGGATATTCTTATTGATAAATTGGCCTCTCTTGGCCTTCCCCCTCTTAGTAaggcatttatttataattctgtcTCTTTTAGAAAGGTTTCATGTTGTTTCCATGAGGTGGATGAAAAAAGATTTGCCTATCGGGGTCTTCCGCAAGGTAGCGTTTTGAGCCCCATATTATACACTATATATGTTAGTCATATAGAAAGATTGATACAGAATGATGTGCAGTTACTTCAATACGCGGACGATATTGGCCTTTACTCATCCTCCCCATCGGTGACAATCGGTATCAGAAATCTGGAGCGTGCCATTAGACAAATTGAGAAGGGATTGAAGGAAATCGGATTGGTACTATCTCCGCTAAAGACTCAATTTTGCGTTTTCAATAAGACTAGAACGAAAATCAATACTCCTCTGAATGTTTCGGGTGTAGTTATTTACCCTTCTGAGTTAATATCTTTCTTGGGAGTCACTTTTCATAAGAACCTGAATTGGAAATTTCACATGATGAAGTTAGAAAAGAAATGTGCCAACTCAATTAGAACTCTTAAATGCTTAGGTAGGAAGTGGTGGGGTTCCGATCCATGGGTACTAAGAAAAGTATATAGGGCTTTGGTCCGCTCTAGACTGGAATATGCGGGCTTTCTTATGGACTCTGTTTCTAGGGATTTATCCACAAAGTTGGACAGGATTCAGATGAGAGCGATTAGACTTGTTATGGGCTACAGGGGATCCACTCCCCTTAACGTTATGCTTGCAGAACTTCGAGAACCCTCTCTCTATTGTAGGCTTAAATACTTAGCTATGGGCTTCCTTTTTAGAGCTTGGTCCAATGCAACACACCCACTCATTGAAAAATTGACACACCTAAATGATATCCGTCCCATCCTACACGGGAAGCGTATGAGTAACCCCTTTTCTGAGGCATTGTCCTCCTTCCAGGAATCACGTGAATCATGTTTTTCAGAGGAAATATCCGATATGTTATCCCAGAAATTTTGAGGCTCTTTTTTCTCGTTTGGAGGTGGATGAGGTTTCcggagatataattaaaaaggatATCTCTCCTGTTGACAAGTTTAACGAGTTATTCGATCAGGCCTTGCTTTCGGGTAAGGCTATATTTACAGACGGTTCTGTTATAAAAAAGGAGGGCGGGGACTCTGCTGGTTTCTCCGTTGTCCTAGATTCAGGTACCATACTCTTTAGGTCGTCCGCTCTTGGTTTCTTGTCCTCCTTTACAGTGGAATCAATGGCCATATTAAAAGCTCTTCAGATCTGCGAGGAGCAGGAGTGGTCTGAAGCTTATATTTTCTCCGACTCGCTGTCCAACCTACTTGCTATCTCTTCTAGTTATAAACCCTCTCGGGCCTCTTTTTTGatcttagaaataagaaatcttcTGATTGAATTCAAAAGAAAGAATtggaatataaatttagtCTGAATTCCCTCGCATAGAGGTATAAAGGGAAATGAGCTTGCAGATAGGATTGCCAGGGCGGCCTGTGACGATCCCCGGGGTGACTTTAGTGAAATCCCTCATAGAGAATTAAAGCGATTATGGAAAAACGAAACCTTCAAAGAGTCAATCGAGTGGGGTTATGGGGAGAGGATCTTTAGAGGATCCAGATTTTTCTCGGTCTTTTATGATCAGGATAACTTCAACTTTAGGACGGCGTGGTTTGATGGGATGATTATGAATAGAAGAGCATTTACAACTATTAACCGTTTGAGATGCGGTCATACATCTCTCCGAGACAGTCTGTTTAGGTTCCTCATCGTGGACTCCCCGGACTGTCCATATTGTGGGGAACTGGAGACCCCTGAACACGTTTTCTGGTCTTGTTTTAAGTATGACGAGCAACGCGAGATTTTGGTAAAGGCCCTAACCAAGTTATTTGGATACGGCCCCTTCTTGTTGGAGTTTTTACTTCAAATCCCATCACCGGAGGTGGTATTCATTCTGGAGGAGTTCATTTGCTCATTGCCGATTTTCATTTGATACAAATCCTCATTTCTTACGATCTGTCAGGTAACCTATACCCAATTTATGGTCCGTTAATTATGCGCTGTCGAGATGTGCTCTGCTTAACTTGAGTTGATGTAcaagttttcaaatattttgtcgTATAGTTTAGTTAGTAGATAAGAATAGAAATAATAcaagaaatgtttttataattctctaaTAGATTCTAAATTCCTAAGCTTAACTAGTAGTTGCGGGCTGTGATATAATGTTTAGGTTTTTCGGTTAGACAAGGAAGGGACTTCCTTCCAATTTTTTAGGGGCTGTGCGCGCGGATGCGTGAATGTCTCGCCCCTTTTGGGGCGACATTCCCTTgcgaaatagttattttaatatatgctccatttttagttaaatatgAATTGTGATTGGGACACCTCTATTGAGGCGTTCATGTAAATGGCCTTAATGTATGTAGCTGCGTTACAACTAGTTCCGTGTCATGTATGTAGACCATATGAGTTCTCCCCAAGGTCCTTCTTttatctgaataaaaaaaaaaatttcttcttttgtaaCAACATTTTTCAGACTATACCCTTTTCACCCAATCGAGTGGCGCCATCTCTCGTTTTTTACTAAACACTATTATTTTGATACTTCTGATCATGCTTCTGATTCTATCTTCACCATTGTTTTAACAAAACACAATTAGTATTAAACAACAGTTGTATCAGCGTGCATTTGTGAcgcatacaaaaatatgtctACGATTctcgtttttaataaaaacctGCATGCGTATCTTACAGACGAAGCAGGAAACATGGTGTAGAGCGATAGAGAATATTACGTTGCTGTAGATCTACAAGGTACATATAagtattaagaaatatatcattattcaACTATGACTgtttataacattattcttCAATAGAAATATCATCACTCTTGTCATTAggcttgtattttttttttacttttattttatcacaaaagATTATGCGTGTGccaagaaattattaattggatcaagacaaaatttttaatacgaaataatacatataaattcgataattaaatgaaaaatttggaataaagTAGATAGTTATATACAGCTTTACATTGTTTCTGtacgttatattatatgctaataatttttaatcttcttaTTTTGTCTTTTAAATGTCACAATTTTTAGCGTGTGTACTTAATACAATGTTTTGTTGCATTAGATCAAAGTGTGATCGAGGTCTACCTGCCTGATACAGAAATGAGCAGTGCAACTGACTGTGAGCACAGTCCTTCTTTTCTCGACAACTTGAAAGAAAATGAGGATATTAACATTCAAGCTGATACTGTTCAACCTTCGACTTTATCTACTGTTCTTCCACCTGAAGGCAATTCACAACTGAAGAAAAGCAGGAGAAAAGTGTCAGGTGCACAAGGCACTGCCTCTTTATTTAACAAACCGCCGCGGCGCCGGCAAGCCAAACTGCTTCAAATGGTGAAAACCAGTTTATTGCTATAATCATTATTACTATAcctatattaaatcaattaaaacatACATTTCGTCATGTTGCATTTACTGATAACACTTTTGTTTTGCAGTTGCAATCTGGACAGATCACTTGATTGTAAGAAGCCTCATACACTTCTGGTCTGCAAATCAAGAATTGTTCGCAAGCACTGCAATGAAAAACGATGATGTGTGGAAAATAGTTGCCAAGGAACTAAATACACTTAAAAAGACACAGTATTCTTTAGatcaatgtaaaaataaaaaaaagagttaaaGCGAAAATATACTGAAACCAAAGACCACAATATGCAGTCCGGTGCAGAGGCCAAGACATGCtcattttataaagaattagatgaaattttAGGCAAAAAGCCATGCGTCAAGCCCGTTGCACTGGCCTTCAACAGGCGTCTCGTTCTGGATAAAATGTACAAGGATGTAGACTGTAAAAAAcctgagaaaaagaagaagaaaagtaaaTCCGACGTTCTCGATGAAATTAGTCGATGGAATATCGAAGAACCACTGATGCCGAGAAGCAGAGACAGCGCGAGGAGCAGCTTGAGATTGCACGGAAGAGTATCGAGTCTATGGATGCTCGCATGGGTCAGTTAATTAATGtcttgaagaaaaattaaaggtaTCCCAGATAGCACAACACAACTAACTATACAATTTAAAAGGTTAATTTGCAGTATTAGCTGAgattatttactataaattttccTAAATTTTTGTCGCTTAACTATGCAtcttttgaatatataaattgtagatTCTTTTTAAACGCCCAGCAAACACAGTTATGTAACCGTTATATTGGCGTAATAAAACGAAATGTAACGTGCAATGTAACCTGGAGGTTtcagttatatatatgttaaccCTCCGTAGTCACACCGGGTCAATTTGACCCGAGCCTCAACTTTGGTCGTAAATATCTTGCTCGTAACTTGAAAATTGGCGGGCATGACGCCCTCTACAGCTAGAGctgtagttaaaaaaaaaaaattttttttgaaaaacaaatttttcgcgaattttttttatatgttaaaaattcctgaggcccttctttttttatagcaatcaATTTAGCAATATCGTAAGTGCattcgagaattttttcaacacgATCGGTGGATAAATGGTCAAATGGCGAACGGTCAAAGTTCGTCTCgggtcaaaatgacccagAGTGACTtccttgtttgaaaaaataggtgtgACTACGGAGGGTTAATTGTAATTCCCACTCATGTGACATTGTGTGGACATAACAGCAATATAACgcattatattgaaattatataaaatactctAATTTAATGTAACTGCTAtattaaggacgttctctcgtccttatactaaagaaaatcgattttcttaggattttcttgaaactgtgaatatacgttaatttaggtgtgctttatgcgtggtataaatttcagtatctcttccggtataaaaaataaagatactgagcctcaaagtttcaaaaaaaaattttaaaaattaatttttttagttttggcattttttccttatagaactcgacgagaggagcaactttggtcctcttggccaacctcgtatctcttaccgtttggcctggaaaaccttttcattagtaaaagttgaaactttgaggctcagtatcttgatttttttataccggaagaggtactgaaatttataccacgcataaagcacacctaaattaacgtatattcacagtttcaagaaaatcctaagaaaatcgattttctctagtataaggacgagagaacgtccttaaccTTCCTATACCCGCGCATTGGTCTGTCAGACCGACGATATACgttttccttgttttttttttaaatggaaaacaAGGTAAACGTATATCGTCGGTCTGACAGACCAATGCGCGGATATAGGAAGGTTAATTGCcgaaaatgtatataactGCAATCAGGGAGTATATATCTTACTCCCTGActgcaatatatatactacCGAAATACTGTTACATATCTAGtattgaaatttgaaatagccATAATGCTCGAAGTTATTTGTATCTATAATAActgtaaagttaaaatttatatcttttatgcaGATACATCTCTGAAATAATTACATGTAGATCTATATAAAtgtactgacaatgagatgcATCTATACaacagatataaattataactccATAGTTATTATAGatacaaataacaaatttttaatgttctaaagaaaaataaatattaaaacatattttttattgcacaaatgttttattgatGCACACATTCTTCAAGCatagatatacgtatattaaaggactgtttatatttaaattgaaattaatacgttaataacaaatatagcTTGTCACTTACCGCATTACAAATTACTGAAGAAAATTATACCCTATTTTGTGAGGGTTGCTTCGTAAGAAAGACATCTTGTATAATGTTATCTGtcttctctttaattttcagtaatattctttaaaattaacatataccGATATCCTCATTCCCTAATTCGTGCTAATGATATCAGagttaattatttagtatttcCCAGGCGTCGTTTTCCGCTTTCGAGTTCCAATTCTGTTGTGCCTTATTGTCCGTTTCGAAATTGATCAATGattcctccttcttctccgCTTTCGATTGCCTCTTCGAAGTTATCGTCTTGCCCGTTTGTCTTGCGTCATTGCCCCAATCCCAATTGTAGTTCGAGATATTTGAGGAATCTCCGGTAGAAATGTTACTTCTGAAATAAGCAAAggataaatttcaaaaaattaattgtgttTTACTAGcacgaatttattaataaaatcgataatctgatgaacatttatttttatatatgtatattcgaaTATTGCTAAAAGTTTAGAAGAAACGTACTTTGAACTGGAGCTTCTTACGAGAGATGATTTTTCATTGGAGCGATTCGATTGTATTGAATCGCTATTCTGATACGTGTTAGAGAACTGGTATCGGTCCATGGAATCATATTGCTTAGGTTGTTCCGCTGAATTGGTCCCACCAATGTCACCCAATCCTCCCCGTCTCGTTATATCCCCAACCTGTGCATTATTCTAAATTAGTCCCTAAATTTCTTGACTCTTAATAAGACATTCACTTATAACTTGTGACAATAACTTCTGACAATTTGATCTTAAtgacaattaaataatgtcaGCAA
This genomic interval carries:
- the LOC139814544 gene encoding uncharacterized protein, with amino-acid sequence MSAGDDPPFPVSPNYEEIRDDFQSFLSQSEKSNQATTENVMDVVEETRKRPLPISSTEDEEDATESGSNVKSNKKRQGNPNTSGSSPKKAGKQSQATSVQPKMKTDNKGNSNLSNSNQGNKPGASEIPAIYGAYTKAPFIVLFRMPTAKDQPRRRISILTMAKKLMSANVKYESVAPFSFNTWKVTFPSKAASNAALKNKYIKEAGFLTYIPKYKLTRQFVIRSIPLDFSLTDLKNTIEDENQDILILDLFRLKRRDRTTGIWSDSQAVCIQKMGEDLPDHIKIFKTIVHTSPFQRSVRLCFNCGLFGHLAKFCEKNPRCLQYGSEDHTSSKEAPCIKPKKCINCEEEHATSDRKCPKYLKNLEISKVMAADNLPFMEARALVQKREKGCPFENFPPLPSKGGIQMSNIPASLQSSPRGRSFAASLTHCAPEISSRLLEIMERASAMKQVDVLLNRLENTLKLHEGTTKE